Proteins from a genomic interval of Chitinispirillum alkaliphilum:
- a CDS encoding Aconitate hydratase, protein MGKNIVQKILDEHLVSGTGKTGEEAGIKIDQTLTQDATGTMAYLQFEAMGFKKVKTEVSVSYVDHNTIQEGFENSDDHKYLQTVASKYGILFSKPGNGICHQVHLERFGIPGKTLLGSDSHTPTGGGIGMLAIGAGGLDVAVAMGGGPFFLTYPKVIKVELEGKLRPWVTAKDVILALLEILSTKGNVGTVVEYGGSGVETLSVPERSTITNMGAELGVTTSVFPSDNKTLAFMAAQGREEGYRELYADKDAEYDRVIKIDLSTLEPRAACPHSPGNIKKLGELKGTKVDQVLVGSCTNASYRDIMLVANMLKDKKVAPNVTLGVACGSRQVLEMVSANGALAHIISSGARILESACGFCIGNSVAPGTDAVSFRTSNRNFFGRSGTNSAQVYLGSPEAAVAAALSGELCDPSEYFKNEQYPEISMPAQFIIDDSMILPPSKNPDSVEVFRGPNIGEPPSNVSLPGEISGEVTVKVGDKITTDHIMPAGNRLKYRSNIPKYAEFVFEREAPEFSSRALQNKEKGTHNVIVAGDSYGQGSSREHAAICPMYLGVKMVIACSMERIHRANLINFGIVPALFESRENYESLQQGDVLLVSDIRKKIESGEDLELRRESDGAVFKLKVDLTEREKELVLAGGLINSTKKS, encoded by the coding sequence ATGGGTAAAAACATCGTGCAGAAGATTCTTGATGAGCATTTGGTAAGCGGAACGGGTAAAACCGGAGAGGAAGCAGGTATCAAAATAGACCAGACTCTCACACAGGATGCCACCGGAACTATGGCTTATCTTCAGTTTGAAGCGATGGGTTTTAAAAAGGTAAAAACCGAAGTGTCAGTTTCTTATGTAGATCATAATACAATTCAGGAAGGTTTTGAAAACAGTGATGACCATAAATACCTTCAGACTGTAGCATCAAAATATGGGATCCTTTTCTCCAAGCCGGGTAATGGAATCTGTCACCAGGTTCATCTCGAAAGATTTGGTATCCCGGGTAAAACTTTGCTTGGAAGTGATTCTCACACACCCACAGGCGGGGGCATAGGAATGCTTGCAATTGGTGCCGGCGGACTGGATGTTGCTGTTGCGATGGGTGGCGGGCCGTTCTTCCTGACTTACCCCAAAGTGATCAAGGTGGAACTGGAAGGGAAGTTAAGACCATGGGTCACCGCAAAAGATGTTATCCTTGCACTGCTTGAGATTCTCTCCACCAAAGGCAATGTAGGTACAGTTGTCGAATATGGCGGAAGTGGAGTTGAGACTTTAAGCGTACCGGAAAGATCCACAATCACCAATATGGGAGCAGAGCTGGGTGTAACCACTTCAGTATTTCCCTCCGACAACAAGACTCTGGCTTTCATGGCTGCTCAGGGCAGAGAAGAGGGGTACAGAGAACTTTACGCTGATAAAGACGCTGAATATGACAGGGTTATAAAAATTGATCTCTCCACTCTTGAACCCCGTGCTGCATGTCCCCATTCTCCCGGAAATATCAAAAAACTAGGTGAGCTGAAAGGGACAAAGGTCGATCAGGTGTTGGTTGGCTCCTGTACCAATGCTTCTTACCGGGATATTATGCTTGTGGCAAACATGCTTAAGGACAAAAAAGTTGCGCCCAATGTTACTCTCGGTGTTGCATGCGGCTCACGGCAGGTTCTTGAGATGGTAAGTGCCAATGGTGCACTGGCACATATTATCTCTTCGGGAGCCAGAATACTTGAAAGTGCGTGTGGATTCTGTATTGGAAATTCAGTTGCACCTGGCACCGATGCGGTTTCTTTCAGAACATCTAACCGCAACTTTTTCGGCCGAAGCGGAACCAACAGCGCTCAGGTGTATCTTGGTTCTCCTGAAGCGGCGGTGGCTGCGGCGCTTAGCGGGGAGTTGTGTGACCCTTCGGAGTATTTCAAAAATGAACAGTATCCAGAGATCAGTATGCCCGCACAGTTCATTATCGATGACAGCATGATTCTGCCGCCATCAAAGAACCCCGACTCTGTAGAAGTGTTTCGCGGACCAAATATCGGGGAGCCACCGTCAAATGTTTCTCTGCCCGGGGAGATAAGCGGAGAGGTTACTGTTAAAGTCGGGGACAAGATTACCACCGATCATATAATGCCTGCCGGGAATCGTCTGAAATATCGTTCCAATATCCCAAAGTATGCAGAGTTTGTTTTTGAGCGGGAAGCACCCGAATTCTCATCCAGAGCCCTGCAGAACAAAGAGAAGGGGACCCACAATGTAATCGTGGCAGGTGATTCTTATGGCCAGGGTTCTTCACGTGAGCATGCAGCGATTTGTCCCATGTATCTTGGGGTTAAAATGGTGATAGCGTGTTCTATGGAAAGGATTCATCGCGCAAATCTTATCAATTTCGGCATAGTTCCTGCTCTTTTTGAAAGCAGGGAAAATTATGAATCGCTTCAGCAGGGGGATGTGCTTTTGGTGTCTGATATCCGCAAAAAAATAGAAAGCGGTGAGGACCTGGAGCTCAGGCGAGAATCCGACGGAGCGGTGTTTAAGCTGAAAGTGGATCTTACGGAACGTGAGAAGGAGCTTGTACTGGCTGGTGGTCTGATAAATTCCACCAAAAAGAGTTGA
- a CDS encoding GTP-binding protein HflX, with protein sequence MIENKHIHEKVIIAGLLIKDENPKLFEEDIEEMVMLCTTAGAEVADVVVQKRLRPEASTYLGEGKLVELRALMRQKGAKTLVVDAHLSPGQVRNVEKLINAKVLDRGQVILDIFALHARTVEAKVQVELAQMRTLYPRLTHAWTHFSQQVGGIGTRGPGEKQLEVDRRLVQKKIRDLKQRLQKIERNREVQGKGRSKVFKASLVGYTNVGKSSVLNALSGSDVLVENKLFATLDTSTRRTYIPGAGSIVISDTVGFLRKLPHHLVASFRSTLRVVSEAQLLLVVLDASSEFFDQQLATVEKVLEELKAEKIPKILVFNKFDLVQDPFTRKKLSLAYPEAMFVSAFSKEDMDRLKERISEYIKQHKREEQAESIIKTGTKKIMRDIEHHLF encoded by the coding sequence ATGATAGAAAATAAACATATACATGAAAAAGTTATTATAGCCGGTCTTCTGATAAAGGATGAAAATCCCAAGTTGTTTGAAGAGGATATAGAGGAAATGGTGATGCTTTGTACCACCGCAGGTGCGGAAGTGGCTGATGTGGTGGTTCAGAAGAGACTTCGGCCTGAAGCATCCACTTACCTTGGTGAAGGGAAATTGGTAGAATTGCGTGCCCTCATGCGGCAAAAGGGAGCCAAAACACTTGTTGTTGATGCGCACCTTTCTCCCGGGCAGGTACGCAATGTGGAAAAACTTATAAATGCTAAAGTTCTGGATCGGGGCCAGGTCATACTCGACATTTTCGCACTCCATGCAAGGACGGTTGAAGCGAAGGTGCAGGTTGAGCTTGCTCAGATGCGCACCCTTTACCCAAGACTCACGCATGCCTGGACTCACTTTTCCCAGCAGGTGGGAGGTATAGGTACAAGAGGGCCAGGGGAAAAGCAGCTCGAAGTTGACCGGAGACTTGTGCAGAAAAAAATCCGTGACCTTAAGCAGAGACTTCAAAAAATAGAGAGAAACAGGGAAGTGCAGGGAAAGGGTAGAAGTAAAGTGTTTAAGGCGTCACTGGTTGGGTATACCAATGTGGGGAAGTCTTCGGTTCTCAATGCACTTAGTGGATCCGATGTTTTGGTTGAAAACAAGCTCTTTGCCACTTTGGACACTTCCACAAGAAGAACATATATTCCCGGGGCTGGGTCTATAGTGATTTCTGATACTGTGGGATTTTTAAGGAAATTACCCCACCATCTGGTGGCTTCATTCAGGAGTACCTTAAGGGTTGTTTCAGAGGCACAGTTGTTGTTGGTTGTGCTTGATGCTTCGAGCGAATTTTTTGATCAGCAACTGGCAACTGTAGAAAAAGTACTGGAAGAACTTAAGGCAGAGAAAATTCCAAAAATTCTGGTTTTCAATAAATTTGATCTGGTTCAGGATCCCTTCACACGAAAAAAGCTTAGCCTTGCCTATCCAGAGGCAATGTTTGTTTCTGCTTTCAGCAAAGAGGATATGGATAGATTAAAGGAGAGGATTTCAGAATATATAAAACAGCATAAGCGTGAAGAGCAGGCAGAAAGTATTATAAAAACAGGTACAAAGAAAATAATGCGTGACATTGAGCATCATTTGTTCTGA
- a CDS encoding protein containing von Willebrand factor domain — protein sequence MSGIPGPEEIGSIRNLSLRAKLIVEGMIAGLHKSPFHGFSSEFLEYRPYLTGEPAKKIDWRKFARTEKAVVRLFEDETNLRAHILIDKSGSMGFHSSRIKKFEYAKTLAACIAWIFIRQKDAVGIAAFDENISTYLPPGSTNIQLKNILSNLESFNSGATTRCGRAIDQLAVSLKKRGMCIIISDLLDDSSEIIRGLKHLRFKGQDTIVICVTDPMEKEFKSDSVRRIKDMETGREITLDPAVAARFFRQGISSHFSQITEAAREMRVDMEFVSTSEPFQKALLRVMEKRRCLY from the coding sequence ATGAGCGGTATACCCGGACCAGAGGAGATAGGTTCCATTCGCAATCTTTCGCTTAGAGCAAAATTAATCGTGGAGGGCATGATAGCAGGTCTTCACAAAAGCCCTTTCCATGGCTTTTCGTCTGAGTTTTTGGAGTACCGACCCTATTTAACCGGTGAACCGGCAAAAAAAATCGATTGGAGAAAATTCGCCAGAACGGAAAAGGCTGTTGTGAGGCTTTTTGAAGATGAAACGAATCTCCGCGCACATATCCTAATTGATAAAAGTGGTTCAATGGGATTTCATTCTTCAAGGATTAAAAAGTTTGAGTATGCGAAAACTCTTGCTGCCTGTATTGCCTGGATTTTTATTCGTCAAAAGGACGCTGTTGGTATTGCCGCGTTCGATGAAAATATAAGCACCTATCTCCCTCCCGGTTCTACCAACATTCAACTCAAAAACATCCTCTCCAACCTTGAATCTTTCAATTCCGGGGCAACCACCAGATGTGGCAGAGCAATTGATCAGCTCGCTGTTTCTCTTAAAAAAAGAGGAATGTGCATAATCATTTCAGACCTTCTTGATGATTCATCAGAGATAATAAGGGGGCTCAAACACCTGAGATTCAAAGGCCAGGACACTATTGTCATTTGTGTAACTGATCCTATGGAGAAGGAGTTTAAGAGTGATTCTGTCCGGAGAATAAAAGATATGGAAACAGGGCGTGAGATTACGCTTGACCCTGCAGTTGCAGCACGTTTTTTCAGACAGGGAATATCTTCCCATTTTTCACAGATCACAGAGGCGGCCCGGGAGATGCGGGTCGATATGGAGTTTGTCTCTACTTCAGAGCCTTTCCAAAAGGCACTGCTGAGGGTAATGGAGAAGCGCAGATGTCTGTATTGA
- a CDS encoding Methionine aminopeptidase, giving the protein MFSDQDRAKGKSSPAPAKKRFVKNSEQIGGMRKAGEFNGVLMDYIRPHVKEGVSTEEINRLAHDFTLSHGHTPACLGYRGYPKSVCTSRNNVVCHGIPSPEEILRDGDIVNVDLTTIVNGYYGDSSETFFIGEVSEDAAHLVDVTARALLLGIDAVRPGASLRAIAEAIEPFVKSQGCSVVKQYTGHGIGLNFHEDYTVYHHLEPYCEHIVMEPGMTFTIEPMVNLGGYQVVTDKKDKWTVRTKDGSLSAQFEHTIAVTDDGAEILTLTPFQRAKGIRLHVDGKDFQ; this is encoded by the coding sequence TTGTTCAGTGATCAGGACAGGGCAAAAGGTAAGTCATCTCCTGCTCCTGCAAAAAAAAGATTTGTAAAGAACAGTGAACAGATCGGGGGAATGAGAAAAGCCGGTGAATTCAATGGTGTGCTTATGGACTACATAAGGCCCCATGTAAAGGAGGGTGTCAGTACAGAGGAGATAAACCGTCTTGCACACGATTTCACTCTCAGCCATGGGCACACCCCAGCCTGTCTGGGATACAGGGGTTATCCCAAATCAGTATGCACCTCGCGCAACAATGTAGTATGTCACGGTATCCCCAGTCCCGAAGAGATCCTTCGTGATGGAGATATTGTCAATGTTGACCTTACTACAATTGTAAATGGTTATTATGGCGACAGTTCGGAAACCTTTTTCATTGGTGAAGTATCAGAAGATGCTGCTCATCTGGTGGATGTCACTGCCAGAGCTTTGCTCTTAGGTATTGATGCCGTCAGGCCGGGAGCTTCTCTCAGGGCTATAGCTGAGGCTATAGAGCCATTTGTCAAATCACAGGGATGTTCTGTGGTAAAACAATACACCGGTCATGGTATAGGGCTGAATTTCCACGAGGACTATACTGTTTACCATCATTTAGAACCTTATTGTGAACATATAGTAATGGAACCAGGAATGACATTCACAATAGAGCCGATGGTAAATCTTGGTGGATATCAGGTCGTAACAGACAAAAAAGACAAATGGACAGTAAGAACCAAAGACGGCTCACTGTCAGCGCAGTTTGAGCATACGATAGCCGTAACAGATGATGGTGCAGAAATTCTGACCCTAACACCTTTTCAAAGGGCCAAGGGCATCAGGCTTCACGTAGATGGCAAGGATTTTCAGTAG
- a CDS encoding 2-C-methyl-D-erythritol 2,4-cyclodiphosphate synthase, translating to MYISAIGQDSHRFEAEETTKPLVLGGVEIEGCPGLDGNSDADVILHALTNAISGISGVNVLGAVSDELCLERGITDSKIYLHKAIETAHNYRLLHVSISVEASRPHLSKHMAKIKKSLSQLLSLPAEHVGLTATTGEGLTACGRGEGIQALVIVSACRRD from the coding sequence ATGTATATCAGTGCAATAGGGCAGGATTCCCATAGGTTTGAAGCAGAGGAAACAACCAAACCGCTGGTGCTTGGTGGAGTTGAAATTGAAGGTTGTCCCGGTCTTGATGGTAACAGTGATGCGGATGTGATACTTCATGCCCTGACAAATGCAATATCGGGAATCAGTGGTGTGAATGTATTGGGCGCAGTGAGTGATGAGCTGTGTCTTGAGAGAGGCATAACCGACAGCAAAATCTATCTTCACAAAGCAATTGAAACAGCCCACAACTATCGCCTGCTTCATGTGTCGATATCAGTTGAAGCCTCAAGGCCGCATTTGTCAAAGCATATGGCCAAAATTAAAAAATCACTTTCTCAGCTTTTATCCCTTCCTGCAGAGCATGTGGGCCTCACAGCTACAACTGGTGAAGGTCTTACAGCCTGTGGACGTGGTGAAGGAATACAGGCGCTGGTAATAGTGTCTGCATGCAGGAGAGACTAA
- a CDS encoding TPR Domain containing protein, with protein MDPEKKDKYVQENIKAEEAIASGNLADAAAILISLVEKDPENWRAFNSMGIIAWLQKSWQDAYTMFLRSVNLNPFYTDALINLFDAALKLKKVDQVTPFLQNAAQASNASKEVKIILESILEHKEDIYYTPRGLSIGIYYPLVEEGSQLLDEGNLNSALDKFIKSLETDGPNPGAYCGLGIVSYYQKRYEDAYTFFKESIRLNPFDHDTFLNLLDAAIAAGLELEAYELFNLYKKEYPSLDPLSGEFEKLAPKKS; from the coding sequence ATGGATCCAGAAAAAAAGGACAAATATGTCCAGGAAAACATCAAAGCCGAAGAAGCTATTGCTTCCGGTAACTTAGCAGATGCAGCCGCAATCCTGATCTCTCTGGTTGAAAAAGATCCGGAAAACTGGCGGGCTTTCAACAGTATGGGGATTATTGCATGGTTACAGAAATCATGGCAGGATGCCTACACTATGTTTCTCCGCTCCGTTAATCTCAATCCTTTTTACACCGATGCACTTATAAATCTGTTTGATGCTGCTCTTAAACTAAAAAAGGTTGATCAGGTCACTCCCTTTTTACAAAATGCTGCCCAGGCCAGTAACGCTTCCAAAGAAGTCAAAATTATCCTGGAGAGCATATTGGAACATAAAGAGGATATCTATTACACTCCCAGAGGATTATCCATTGGGATCTATTATCCTCTTGTGGAAGAAGGCAGCCAACTGCTCGATGAGGGAAATCTAAACAGTGCACTCGACAAATTTATCAAATCTCTTGAAACCGACGGACCAAATCCGGGAGCATACTGTGGCCTTGGCATAGTATCCTACTACCAGAAACGTTATGAAGACGCCTACACCTTTTTTAAAGAATCAATAAGGCTCAACCCCTTTGACCATGACACATTCCTTAACCTGTTGGATGCAGCTATAGCGGCTGGTTTGGAGCTTGAAGCTTACGAGCTTTTCAACCTCTATAAAAAGGAATATCCGTCACTTGATCCCCTCAGCGGAGAGTTTGAAAAACTGGCTCCCAAAAAAAGTTAA
- a CDS encoding Membrane-associated protein, which produces MSVLSNIGLFQPLYLWALSFLAVLLAIHFFRKRRLSFIEFSTLRFFDSTAVSTSRLKKLRKILLVVTRTLGVIAIILLFTGVHDRSNPLQILHNPSLTMYTWIDPSMSMEYRDEGFSVGQRGIVFTDSLLRVVPQAARHFHYDDMSGEFIYTRFFGQNDFKGRYGSSGIDEVIHAFSEVEKDHHSVLVLVSDFQELTMKEFESLAEKHLENRNVICVSVAPQNPFNYSVRVTGAEGSSGAVTFKLFADGKDLEEAQAVVVIDNMRAGEMIVSVNSGDSAEYTIEIPSDLNFRDGFVELLSEDPLPYDNRDFFTVSKLKNRSVLIVGDENRNRVISSAFRSLGEHEWYPVTMRSAGNITFQDIENSDLIVINSLSQRCRPVDMLLSGRSFPEKSIVLALDPEQDIAVMGSDVVEKIAPYISDLKDTEHQDGTHPVLSENVSQLWSGFPEKISRNTVINRKFVNLGGSPLLSSGNASPVFTFFTSESGRRWVLSSTPIGLSRSNNFFQTGFYIPMLDRISKFALSSDQINRDEVWYAGVPRRNPFFGEQSGAEIFSADELLISRWENQPVVAIDQPGIYKVVPDGEMHKSMAVHYPVDEFSVNYRFPGNVTGDALFYFETDAFFDQFLNRQNWLLNYGLWFIIIFLLLTEIFLWGFDRSEKRQTEKGN; this is translated from the coding sequence ATGTCTGTATTGAGCAATATTGGATTGTTTCAGCCTCTTTATCTTTGGGCCCTTTCCTTTTTGGCGGTTTTGCTGGCAATTCACTTTTTTAGGAAAAGAAGGTTGAGCTTTATAGAGTTTTCAACCCTGCGATTCTTTGACAGCACTGCTGTGAGCACATCGAGACTGAAAAAACTGAGAAAGATTTTGCTTGTTGTGACCAGAACCTTGGGTGTGATAGCAATTATTCTTCTTTTTACCGGGGTGCATGATCGTAGCAATCCGCTGCAAATTCTTCATAATCCCTCCCTGACAATGTACACCTGGATTGATCCCTCTATGAGCATGGAATACAGGGATGAGGGCTTTTCTGTTGGGCAGAGAGGTATTGTTTTTACCGACTCATTGTTAAGGGTGGTACCGCAGGCTGCCCGTCACTTTCATTATGATGATATGAGCGGGGAGTTTATTTACACAAGATTTTTCGGTCAAAATGATTTTAAGGGACGCTACGGATCTTCCGGCATTGACGAAGTTATACACGCTTTCAGCGAAGTGGAAAAGGACCATCACTCTGTTTTGGTTTTGGTGAGTGATTTTCAGGAACTCACAATGAAAGAATTTGAATCTCTGGCAGAAAAACATCTTGAGAACAGAAATGTTATCTGTGTATCTGTTGCACCGCAGAATCCTTTCAATTATTCTGTAAGAGTTACGGGAGCTGAAGGGTCTTCGGGCGCGGTTACCTTCAAGCTGTTTGCGGATGGTAAAGATCTTGAAGAAGCTCAGGCTGTGGTAGTAATAGATAATATGCGGGCAGGTGAAATGATTGTTTCTGTAAACAGTGGTGATTCTGCTGAATATACGATTGAAATCCCTTCCGACCTTAACTTCAGGGATGGATTTGTAGAGCTGTTGAGTGAAGATCCCTTACCTTACGATAACCGGGATTTCTTTACCGTTTCAAAGTTAAAGAATCGCAGTGTTTTGATTGTTGGTGATGAGAACAGAAACAGGGTGATAAGCTCTGCATTCCGTTCGTTGGGTGAACACGAGTGGTATCCTGTGACAATGCGCTCTGCGGGAAACATTACATTTCAGGATATAGAAAATTCAGATCTAATCGTGATCAATTCACTCTCTCAAAGATGCCGTCCTGTTGATATGCTTCTCTCCGGACGTTCTTTTCCTGAAAAGTCTATCGTGCTCGCTCTTGATCCAGAGCAGGATATTGCGGTAATGGGGAGCGATGTTGTAGAAAAAATCGCCCCTTACATATCAGACCTTAAGGATACTGAACATCAGGATGGTACACACCCTGTACTATCAGAAAATGTGAGTCAGTTATGGAGCGGTTTTCCTGAAAAAATTTCCAGAAATACGGTTATAAACAGAAAATTTGTAAATCTTGGCGGAAGCCCCCTTTTATCGTCAGGTAATGCATCACCTGTTTTTACTTTTTTTACAAGTGAAAGCGGCAGAAGGTGGGTGTTAAGCTCTACACCTATTGGATTGAGCAGATCAAACAATTTTTTTCAGACCGGTTTTTACATCCCAATGCTGGACAGGATATCTAAATTTGCATTGTCCTCTGATCAGATTAACCGGGATGAGGTGTGGTATGCCGGTGTCCCAAGGCGTAATCCTTTCTTTGGAGAGCAATCGGGGGCGGAGATTTTCAGCGCTGATGAGTTGCTTATATCCCGATGGGAGAATCAGCCGGTTGTAGCAATAGATCAACCCGGTATCTACAAAGTGGTTCCGGATGGTGAAATGCACAAAAGCATGGCAGTACATTATCCTGTAGATGAGTTTTCTGTTAACTACCGATTTCCGGGCAATGTAACAGGAGATGCCTTGTTTTATTTTGAAACGGATGCATTCTTTGATCAGTTTCTTAACAGGCAAAATTGGTTGCTGAACTATGGGCTATGGTTTATAATCATCTTTTTGTTATTGACAGAAATATTTTTGTGGGGTTTTGACAGATCCGAAAAGAGACAAACTGAAAAGGGTAATTAG
- a CDS encoding Inositol-1-monophosphatase has translation MKGRAEVTQKALNNLVTEADIKSEQQIVSLLHKDYPESLFYGEEDESRGALKAPSLWLIDPLDGTNNFAHGIPIYCVSIAYAEMGEVKCGAVYDPERDELFWAQKGAGAFLNGSAIHVTDCDSLQEAIVTTGFYYDRGELMEKTLDSVRRLFRNNIRGIRRTGSAAIDLCWLSCGRFDGYFEYMLSPWDFAAASLILQEAGGRAHDRNGGDFTLDSTGIVASNEKIHNHLLEHVRYS, from the coding sequence ATGAAAGGCAGAGCTGAAGTAACTCAAAAAGCGCTCAACAATCTGGTTACTGAGGCGGATATCAAATCAGAGCAGCAGATTGTCAGCCTGCTTCATAAAGACTATCCTGAATCGCTTTTTTACGGCGAAGAGGATGAAAGCCGGGGGGCATTAAAGGCCCCCAGTTTATGGCTTATAGATCCTCTCGACGGAACCAATAATTTCGCCCACGGTATCCCCATATACTGTGTATCCATTGCTTATGCGGAAATGGGAGAGGTAAAGTGCGGGGCTGTTTACGATCCGGAACGGGATGAGCTTTTTTGGGCACAAAAGGGGGCAGGGGCATTTCTCAATGGCTCTGCTATCCATGTCACCGATTGTGATTCTCTTCAGGAGGCAATCGTTACAACCGGTTTCTACTATGACAGGGGAGAACTCATGGAGAAGACGCTGGACTCTGTGCGGCGTCTGTTCAGAAACAACATCAGAGGTATCAGAAGAACCGGAAGTGCGGCAATAGACCTTTGCTGGCTTTCGTGCGGAAGGTTTGACGGGTACTTCGAATATATGCTCTCTCCCTGGGACTTTGCGGCTGCATCCCTGATTTTACAGGAGGCTGGTGGCAGGGCTCACGACAGAAATGGCGGGGATTTCACTCTCGATTCCACTGGTATAGTGGCATCAAATGAAAAAATCCACAATCATCTCCTGGAGCATGTTCGCTATAGCTGA